A single region of the Montipora capricornis isolate CH-2021 chromosome 13, ASM3666992v2, whole genome shotgun sequence genome encodes:
- the LOC138030928 gene encoding TNF receptor-associated factor 6-like, protein MGPVVDDNNEGYDENFDPPLERDYECSICLFGLRNAVQTPCGHRFCRNCIMRSLKTSGSFCPNDQQPMKESQLHVDNFVNKMMMDRQVFCRYKTTTGCTWKGRLGELETHLSECEFVLRDCPNDCGMNMAKREISTHVTEHCTKRITACRFCARKVKWKYLQVHYDEECTYYPTKCVSCGQGNIPKCKVDKHFENECPAIQIKCPFNVVGCEFAGLRVDVNEHVHSVMIAHLSDMVKAFRTSEQARNNEMSDMKRTISDLWRSVRASDTRPHVCKYFYMWEICDVSRLRREAIRGLTPAVHSPSFYTALENGYKFCLRINLNGIDSGKGQQIALFVHTMSGTFDDRLQWPFKGNVTLTLLDQSSQSSAPKHMTEMFQVDDEDLIAFRRPSIERNHKGYGYIEFAPITVLSDVRYVKDGRMLIRAEFEYIRQKT, encoded by the coding sequence ATGGGTCCTGTCGTCGATGATAATAACGAAGGATATGACGAGAATTTCGATCCACCATTAGAGCGTGATTATGAATGCTCAATCTGTTTGTTTGGTTTACGAAATGCCGTGCAAACCCCATGTGGTCACCGATTTTGTCGCAATTGTATAATGCGTTCTTTGAAGACATCTGGATCGTTTTGTCCTAATGATCAACAGCCCATGAAAGAATCGCAACTCcatgttgataattttgtcAACAAAATGATGATGGATCGCCAAGTCTTCTGTCGCTACAAGACAACGACAGGCTGTACATGGAAAGGCCGCCTTGGTGAACTAGAAACTCATCTGTCGGAGTGTGAATTTGTTCTTAGAGATTGTCCGAATGATTGTGGAATGAACATGGCCAAAAGAGAGATCTCAACTCACGTCACGGAACATTGCACCAAAAGGATAACAGCTTGCAGATTTTGCGCGAGAAAAGTAAAGTGGAAGTATCTGCAAGTCCACTACGACGAGGAATGTACATACTATCCCACTAAATGTGTGAGTTGCGGTCAAGGTAATATACCGAAATGTAAAGTGGAtaaacattttgaaaatgaatgtcCTGCTATTCAAATCAAGTGTCCGTTTAACGTGGTTGGCTGCGAGTTCGCTGGCCTTAGGGTAGACGTGAATGAACATGTTCACAGTGTGATGATTGCTCACTTGTCTGACATGGTCAAAGCTTTTCGAACGTCGGAACAGGCCCGAAATAATGAAATGTCCGACATGAAACGGACCATATCGGACCTTTGGCGGAGTGTCCGAGCTTCGGACACTCGTCCGcatgtttgtaaatatttttacatGTGGGAAATTTGCGATGTGAGCCGGCTTCGACGGGAAGCGATAAGGGGTTTAACTCCGGCTGTACATTCTCCTAGCTTTTATACGGCTCTTGAAAATGGTTACAAATTTTGCCTGAGGATTAATTTGAATGGAATAGACTCGGGAAAGGGGCAACAGATTGCTTTATTCGTTCACACGATGTCAGGTACTTTCGATGACAGACTACAATGGCCATTCAAGGGAAACGTCACCCTAACCCTTCTAGATCAATCGTCACAGTCAAGTGCTCCCAAACACATGACCGAGATGTTCCAAGTCGACGACGAAGATCTTATAGCATTCCGCAGACCGTCCATCGAAAGAAACCATAAAGGCTACGGATACATTGAATTTGCGCCAATAACAGTTTTATCTGATGTAAGATATGTTAAAGACGGTAGAATGTTGATTCGAGCCGAATTTGAATACATTAGACAGAAAACATAA
- the LOC138030927 gene encoding TNF receptor-associated factor 3-like: protein MRGSRDPLQSSPSGSRETDRLDHHLKLHEIQIQDQAQAIFYLENTSYDGTYTMKIDNVRCRFQDAISGKYTRIESPPFYTSRRGYRCQMFVYLNGDGEGHRTHVSIFLAMMRGDFDAILPWPFKQKVTFTLIDQEKNNDHSDTFKPRDSDTSWRRPRSTRNVGSGTPTFILHENLSSGGYIRDDTMFIRAQIDTIGLRNL, encoded by the coding sequence ATGAGGGGTTCTAGAGACCCCCTGCAATCTTCGCCATCTGGCAGTCGTGAAACGGACCGATTAGATCATCATTTAAAATTACACGAAATACAGATACAAGACCAAGCCCAGGCTATTTTCTACTTAGAAAACACTTCGTACGATGGAACCTATACTATGAAGATTGACAATGTTCGATGCAGATTTCAAGATGCAATTTCAGGAAAATATACACGGATAGAGAGTCCCCCTTTTTACACTTCGCGGAGAGGTTACCGATGTCAAATGTTTGTGTATCTAAACGGAGACGGAGAGGGTCATCGAACACATGTGTCCATATTTCTCGCGATGATGCGAGGAGATTTTGACGCCATACTTCCGTGGCCTTTCAAACAGAAAGTTACGTTCACGCTTATTGACCAAGAGAAGAACAATGATCATTCGGATACCTTCAAGCCCAGAGATAGTGATACAAGTTGGAGACGGCCCCGTAGTACAAGGAACGTAGGATCGGGAACCCCAACGTTTATCTTACACGAAAATTTGTCTTCTGGTGGATATATTCGCGATGATACGATGTTCATAAGAGCGCAAATCGACACCATTGGGTTACGCAACTTGTAA
- the LOC138030925 gene encoding suppressor of cytokine signaling 3-like, with protein MDKKAGLNSVLRALQQSGFYLGAITAARANFLLRDQAVGKFLVRDSWDPKHLFTVTLVTNKGITNIRTICSEGLLHLDGQGSLKTPRFDCAVKMIVCYMMSSELAQRANGQSRTMMGQMFFLLSPLYKEVSCLRHLCRKALNRMPLFKTHQNASIPYSLRIY; from the coding sequence ATGGACAAGAAAGCCGGTTTGAATTCGGTCTTAAGAGCATTGCAACAGAGCGGATTTTATTTGGGAGCGATCACTGCTGCTCGAGCCAATTTTCTGCTTCGAGACCAGGCTGTTGGGAAATTCTTAGTTCGCGACAGTTGGGATCCAAAACATTTATTCACCGTGACATTGGTCACGAATAAGGGAATCACGAATATAAGAACAATTTGCAGCGAAGGCTTGCTTCATCTGGACGGACAAGGATCTCTGAAAACTCCAAGATTCGATTGTGCGGTTAAAATGATCGTTTGTTATATGATGTCATCTGAATTGGCTCAACGAGCAAATGGGCAATCAAGAACGATGATGGGACAGATGTTTTTCTTGTTGAGTCCTTTATACAAAGAAGTTTCATGTCTTCGACATTTGTGTAGAAAGGCCTTAAACAGGATGCCTCTTTTTAAAACACACCAAAACGCATCAATCCCTTATTCATTAAGAATTTATTGA
- the LOC138030926 gene encoding TNF receptor-associated factor 2-like, protein MSNSKVENWMIVISASRAVRFFTIPCNFRVGIGEYSSKVFKSFKNVKIVENGVYVFGVSYRCCSECVDDMFAVENDDCGKCPRDLQIIRRKEVFPDVYAKRELFEFKCFCSNKKRGCEWKGEYPRFREHYSACAYADVNCVYSNHGCDAVVPKSELAHHIEKDCPFRLVDCEHCELEHRAKDSSDHLKECPKILVECPHGCNRDKLFRELLPEHEKSCPKTPTVCVFSNVGCDFCGPRESLDDHTGSNAPEHLILAGDFIRVVLARLELHQKTVDSCVEANKKHEERLSAQQTIATLNKNTLFASRKNGQDGGESWASGKKSQAPEEI, encoded by the coding sequence ATGTCGAATTCAAAAGTGGAAAATTGGATGATTGTTATAAGTGCGTCAAGAGCAGTCAGATTCTTCACGATCCCATGCAATTTCCGTGTGGGCATAGGTGAGTATTCGAGTAAAGTGTTCAAGTCGtttaaaaatgtcaaaatcgtTGAAAACGGTGTGTATGTTTTTGGGGTATCGTACAGGTGTTGCAGTGAATGTGTAGATGACATGTTCGCAGTGGAGAATGACGATTGTGGAAAGTGCCCGCGCGATCTGCAAATCATTCGACGTAAAGAAGTGTTTCCAGATGTATACGCCAAACGGGAACTGTTCGAGTTTAAGTGCTtttgttcaaacaaaaagagAGGGTGCGAATGGAAGGGTGAATACCCAAGATTTCGGGAACACTACTCCGCGTGTGCTTATGCAGATGTGAATTGCGTCTACTCCAATCATGGATGCGATGCAGTCGTACCGAAGTCCGAGTTAGCACATCACATAGAGAAAGACTGTCCGTTCAGATTGGTCGATTGCGAGCATTGTGAACTCGAACATCGAGCGAAAGACTCGTCGGATCATCTGAAAGAATGCCCCAAGATTCTCGTGGAATGTCCTCACGGTTGCAATCGAGACAAACTCTTCAGAGAATTGCTACCGGAACACGAAAAATCGTGCCCTAAAACGCCGACGGTTTGCGTTTTTAGCAATGTCGGCTGCGATTTTTGCGGTCCCAGAGAAAGTCTCGACGATCACACCGGTTCCAATGCACCTGAACATTTAATTCTTGCGGGTGATTTTATTCGAGTGGTCCTGGCACGGTTAGAGCTCCACCAAAAAACGGTAGATTCGTGTGTGGAAGCGAACAAGAAACACGAGGAACGATTGTCTGCGCAACAAACGATTGCGACATTGAATAAAAATACGTTATTCGCATCAAGAAAAAATGGTCAGGATGGAGGGGAGTCTTGGGCATCTGGAAAAAAGTCTCAAGCGCCTGAAGAAATCTGA